In Streptomyces puniciscabiei, a single genomic region encodes these proteins:
- a CDS encoding Pro-rich N-terminal domain-containing protein, with the protein MQHAVGSPLPPPHQPGQVPHAGWASAAHHPGPPPGASQGPAPVPPPPGFPVHTGAVPPTPPQPPAPQPPAAQPPAVPPAPDTTGHVPLPPGGPVGVPSVPPAPAAAPDPATTTLAVLLIGPAGAGKTSVAKFWADHRRVPTAHISLDDVREWVRSGFADPQSGWNDNSEAQYRLARRTCGFAARNFLANGISCILDDAVFPDRPVVGLGGWKRHVGPGLLPVVLLPGLDIVLERNAERTGNRRLTDEEVARIHGRMAGWYGSGLPIIDNSQLDVPGTARVLDEVLARAIASPPSW; encoded by the coding sequence ATGCAGCACGCAGTGGGGTCTCCGCTGCCGCCGCCCCACCAGCCGGGGCAGGTGCCGCACGCCGGCTGGGCGTCGGCCGCACACCACCCGGGCCCGCCCCCGGGAGCCTCCCAGGGGCCCGCCCCCGTGCCCCCGCCGCCGGGCTTTCCGGTCCACACCGGCGCTGTCCCGCCGACACCCCCGCAGCCCCCGGCGCCCCAGCCCCCGGCCGCACAGCCCCCCGCCGTCCCTCCGGCCCCCGACACCACCGGTCACGTCCCGCTGCCGCCCGGCGGCCCCGTCGGCGTGCCCAGCGTTCCCCCGGCTCCCGCCGCGGCCCCCGACCCGGCGACCACCACGCTGGCCGTGCTGCTGATCGGCCCGGCCGGCGCCGGCAAGACCAGCGTCGCCAAGTTCTGGGCGGACCACCGCCGCGTGCCCACCGCGCACATCAGCCTGGACGACGTCCGCGAATGGGTCCGCTCGGGCTTCGCCGACCCCCAGTCCGGCTGGAACGACAACTCCGAGGCCCAGTACCGCCTGGCACGCCGCACCTGCGGCTTCGCCGCACGCAACTTCCTCGCCAACGGCATCTCCTGCATCCTGGACGACGCGGTCTTCCCGGACCGCCCGGTCGTCGGGCTCGGCGGTTGGAAACGCCACGTGGGCCCCGGCCTGCTGCCCGTCGTCCTCCTCCCCGGCCTGGACATCGTCCTGGAACGCAACGCCGAACGCACCGGCAACCGCCGCCTCACCGACGAGGAGGTGGCCCGCATCCACGGCCGCATGGCGGGCTGGTACGGCTCGGGCCTGCCGATCATCGACAACTCGCAGCTGGACGTCCCGGGCACGGCCCGTGTTCTGGACGAGGTCCTGGCCAGGGCGATTGCAAGCCCACCGAGCTGGTAG